In Mycteria americana isolate JAX WOST 10 ecotype Jacksonville Zoo and Gardens chromosome 4, USCA_MyAme_1.0, whole genome shotgun sequence, the genomic stretch TACAGAAGCCCAGACACTTAAATTTTCCTATCAGAATGGTAAAAACTCCTAAGCCTCCAAGTGCAAAGTCCCTCTGAGCTATTCGCACCACGTAACTTAAAGTATCTAGATAAGGTATCTAAGCCAGGAGTCCTGGTTGCCTGCACAGCCAATAAAGTCTCTGGAGAGCAACGTGAGCCAAGATAGCCACTGAATACAGTCATTCTAGGCTCTTATCTTAAGCATCTAAGTTGATTTCCCAAAGTTGGATGGTCTGAACATCCCCGGATAATTTCTAGTTTTAGGTTTTTCAGTCTTTTGCTATGTGAGCATGCACAAATTACAGTATTTCTCTCAGCCTCAGCTATTAAGGGGTTTGTCAGAGGCATAATCAAATTAGACAAATCTCAGCCTTGATCCTGTGATTCAGTAGCTTGCATACCTGTCCACCCTTAAAAGAGAGATCCAGTCGAAACCACTGCTTCAGAGGAaggctgaagctagttttcactgcaaGGTCATCTCCTCTCATGAGGTGCATCTGAATATGTACATAACCTGACAGagcaacaaaagaagaaaaaggaaataaacaccaCAGAAATATCAATATTAAGAATGGGCTTCCTAATCTATTATTCACAGTGATTCTgtcttcttcatcctcttcatcaCCAATGGAGATCTGGGCGCTTGCCAAGCCATACATCAGCTCTCACAGAATCCCAGAGAAATGCGCTCCACATTTCAATTACACATCTCAGATCCTAATGCCCAGGCTCCTACATGAAACTACAGACTCAAAATCAACTGTCTGAAGGATAAACACACTAAACGTAAGGCAAACAGGGAGGGTGCCACAGCTGATCTCAAACACCAGAAAGCAGACATGACTTGCAGCAAACAGCAGAGGGGAACAGCAGACTATGGTATCTACTCAACACTCAACTGCTAGCACGTGAGAGTGCAATGACCAAGTACAAGATGACTCTACCCTCCGCTACTTGGACCTGCAGAAGCTAGGCTCATGGTCTGAGCTCTTAAGACCAGAATAGACGATTATGATAATCTAGTCTAACACTGAGAATAAAATTGGCCCTAAAACCTCTCCAAGCAAATCTCATATCAAGCTGCTAACTTCCAGTTGAGCTGCCATTTTTGTTTACTCTTCAAAGAAAAGCTTTGGATGGATTAATTGGATTAATGGATTAAAAAATGGATAGATTAATTATCTAGATTGGTTACAAGACAGAGAAAATAGAAATAGCAAaaataacagagaggaaaagattaGTTGTGAAACTtgcaaagaaggggaaaaaatgtaatgtcTTATGAGAAAGCCAGGTGTGCACTTTTAGAACTCTGCACACTTACTTCCTCTGTGAGCCTGCAAGCCAGTCCCCAGCTGCTGAATTTCATTCTCTATCAGAGGCTGAAGAGCTGTCTTCTGGCAGGAATGTTCCTCTACTGTAAGTGTTGCTAGACTAAGACAGTGCTACCTCTTAACTTTTTTTTGGATCAGGGAAATAGACTGTGCTTCTTGAACACTGCAATATAGGCAAGACCTTGAATCCTTTGGACTTTTTCTGAGgctatttcaaattttcaaaaattttcatGTAGTATGCATATAAGAATTGagaacaatattaaaaaaatacttcaataaTAATAACAAAGGTTGTTCATTGAGATAAGACTGTTTAATCCCAGTGTATGTTCCTGACTGGTAAGATTCAGTCTATTCTCCTGGCAAAGCAGACATTTTCTGAAGTTAGGCAAGACTAGATGCTATGCAACTATTTCTGAGTTTTACACCCTCTTAATTTAGTAGCTACTTTCCTATTGAGACACTATAGtcaaaaagaagcattttgcaaGGGTTCAGTTTCACAAAATAGGTCtgataatatatttataaatgttattCCTAGGCATAGATCTATAAAGACTATATTAGACCCCTTCGGAAGGCCGTTAATAATATCCCTTACCTTCCTCATTTAGAAATACAGCAGGAGTACTATACATTTCTTTCGGATCAATAAAATAGAGTATACCACACAGATCCTTTTCACAGTGATGGAGTAAATATAGCCAGATTGAAACGGTGAACCTGcatgagcaaaaataaacaaaaaatccacTCCTGATGAGAAATCTCCCTACATAATTTGAAAAGCATACATTTCACTTTAATTTAGCAAACCTGTTTCACACATGTAGTCTTCAGAACAGAACACATCCTCTGCAGTGAAAACCTTCAGAGCAACAGTACTTAAGACTCTTGGATCTGTGATCTCCTTTTAACCGCACACTTTTGTGGTAACAACATGAGAGGAGAGTAAGGCAGTGTTATCTGAATCAATTCCAGAATGGTGGGTCAAGGCTACTGCCAGATCCCCTATCAACGGGGAACTGAAAACACGATCGAGAGAACTTGGAGCCAACCTCCCGCATGCAGGCTACAGCACAAAATCCCGAAATGCACGGTCTTATAATCTTGATTGCGGAAGCCAGTAAAAACTAAGCTGTGTCTTCTATACTAAATGCCAACTGTGAAAATGTGCTTGGGAGAAGCAGTTAAAAATGAATCCAGCCTCTAGGTAGTACAGATAGGTATGAATAGCTGTCACAGAGCTACCACAGGATAAATAAAGGTGGAGCCTGTGCAAACTATGGAGCAGTGCAACATAAAAAACCGAAGACCCGACAATGCTATCTACTTAGAAATTTCTGTACAAAGCTGGCTGAGGCACTAAAAGCAGAATTTATACCACAGTATCTAATTTTAAGGAGTTCCTCTGTGCCAGACTAAATCTGCTTCAGTGCTCTTAACAGAAACTTGACCACTTATTTCCATAATGTTTCCACAGCAGTTAGGCCAATGCTGAACGCCTTTGTACATCATACCTCCAATGTACAACCCAGCAAAGCATTATGATTATTATCATCTCTGATaaagaaattctcttttctttgtgactTTTAGGAGGAGATATTATTTGGTTTTTGTATTtctataattaagaaaaaaatgtcaatatttgtttttaatactttggAATTGGGTCAGCTTGCCTTGCTTCTCTCTCAAGAAGCTGCTGAACATAGAGTACCTTCTATCTTCCGAAACTAAACCAATATAGGTCTGAAAGCCTAACACCTGctctgctgcttaaaaaaaagcaagggtGGTGAGGTTTTCCCCAATAGAGTCTACACCTTAAATAGCTAATAACACCATATCCTCCAGAGATGGTACATGGGTGAGGTGGAAGGGTTTGTAAATCACAATCACTTGTATATTGATTGTTATGACCTACAGGCAAACACTGTGCTTCCAGAAATACCGCTTATGCTTAGATATTGctcttttcatctttcatctcTGGCAATATAGCAAACTTAAATGCTGCAGTCTCCATTTAATCCTTGATTGCCAGTCTGAGCACATAACTGTTCTGGGCAAATTTCTTGGGACAGTCTGGGACAATGCTGACTCATTTCACATCCCCCATTGCTGCAGAATGCCATACACAGTGAGTAGTCCCTTACAGTCCCAGCCTATCGTTGCTGCAGGCTGTCCACTGATAGCTACCAGTGGCAATGACAGCTGTAGCAATGACAATATAGCAATGACAGCTGTCTATCTCCAGTCCTCTTTCTTTACAAATCCCTGACTGAAGTCAATGACAGCTGTCTATCTCCAGTCCTCTTTCTTTACACATCCCTGACTGAAGTCAAACGAGTAACTTCAGTTAGATCCATCTGCTTCTGCTGGCCTTTTGGTGCAGCGGGGAACCACCGCTCACATACAGAGAGCTGAAGGAAAACTCTCTTCCTCTTCTTAACAGAGCTACCCCAGCCTGTCACGCAACCACAACACACAGGCAACGCTTTATGTTAACACTGGAGACACCACCCAAAGGCAAGAGAGGGTGGAACCGTGTGGAACAGGTAAAGAGCTGCATAAATTCATGCCATATATTCTCAACCAGAGCTTGAGCGCCTCAATGCCAGAAGCAGAATGCAACTGTACTGGTGAGCAAAGGGCAGCAGGCTGTGCAAACCAGGCTGTCACCCATCCTGAAGAGGCCAGGAGCTAAAAATTGCTCTGCACTTATGACTTCAGAGCTATAGTTTGAGGGCTAGTAATTTGTGTGCAACCTGCGCTATCTGGCACGTCTTCTTTGGCACTCTTCTTGTGGTCACAGGCCAAACACAAACCAGCAGGCAAGTTCCAGTTCCTGCAATCATTTCCTATTTCTGTAATAATGTTGCCAGGGTAACAGCATCTGGTAGAAGggagatatatttatatatctgtatatatactttttcctCTAAAGTTGCAAAATATGACTGAAGAGTTGTGACAGTTTTGGGAAGAGTTGTGACAGTTTTGGGAAGGGGGAGAACAGTAGAGAAAGATGATCTTCCCAGAATGATTCCTCTGTAACTGAATAGTGTGCAGGGTTTTACTCCTGTCCAACTAGGAGAGTTTACACAGGGATGAGGGAAGGAAATAGTATAAGCCCAAGCTGGAAGACTTACCTAGGCAGAGGACTCTATCACTAAGGGCTTGTCAGCTGCAAAATAAACTAGAGTGtgaatttatacagaaaaagctGCTCCACACTGCTTGCCCTTGCAAGAAACCCTACTCTGCACTTGGTCTGCAAATGACGTTTGAAATGCAGATCTCTTCGTAATACAGAAAACCAGAGGCTAGCTAGTCATGAGACAGCAGTCTCATCATGACAGCACATAACAGCTAACTTACCCTCCTAACTGTACCTAACCAGCTCAGTTACACCTACTATTGGTATCTCTTACACAGCACTGTACCAACACGTACTGTAAGTATCTTTCTGAGGTTCAGCTTAATCCTCTCCAAAACTGAAATCAGAGAACAGAAGGAATTGCTAACTAGTTTCCTTTTGAGCCTTTCCTCACATTAATAGGCACTATTCCTTTAATTTGTGGTATAGCCTAAGAGTTTAAGTACATTCTATAGCCTTCAATAATCAATTGCAGCCTGCTTCAATTATTTGCCTATACTTACATGGGATAATCAATCCTATGTTGTCTGACTGTCTCAAGTTCTCTGTTTTCAAATTGTTCGAATTTCTTCACGattcctgttttctccccacTGGAAGCGTATATAAAGTTGAGAATCTGGACGCCATCTGCAAAATACAATCTTTCTTAATCTGCCAGACAACAAGCATTGATAACTAATTAATTAGCTCACACTCATATAGTCAAACATTTGAATCACataacagattaaaaattaacacaaatCTTCAATAAGTCCTTAAACACAAGTTCACTTGCTGTTATTAAATACATTACAATCTTGGACCGAATAACCCATGGAAAGTGAAATGGAGTCCATTTCCAGCTGGTATTAGAAGCAGGGAAAGAACAGACTCATTTAAATCTAAGATACTTAAAGAACCAGTTAGTAAGGAAGAAAACGTCATTTATGCTATTCGCTTAAATCTCATCCTATCTTTGGTTATGCCTACGTGACATTACTCCACAGCTCTTGgacttgctttccattttcagctCTCCAGTTTATACTGTATGTATGGATAGATACCAATTCTGTTCTTAACGGATATGCATAATCCTGTAATAAATCTGATAAAGCTGCCCCTGCTAAGAAACGGGAAAAAGATCTTAAAGGCCATGACATATCATCAGCTTTCCtacagaaaaccccaaaccaaaacaaaaaaaaccccaaaacaaaaaaaaacccaaaccccaagcAATTTGTtacaagcttattttaaaaaataaatttgaatgtTATTTCCTCCTATTTCTTGTTATACTGTTTTCATCTATAATATAATTAGATAATACATAAGATATTTCACACTGTTGTCAGAGATCATATGCTGTCTCCAACAAGTATTTTAGAAAGCTCCTGAAGGCAGCAACATCATTGCTTCCCTGTTCATCTTCAGAGCATTTACATGCCAAAGTAGTGAAAATAAATGACACGAATACTATTATGGGATTTTCTAGGAGAGAACCCTTTAGAAGCAAATAACCTTTTTCCTTTTAGGTTCTGCATTGAATATATATTGAGGACAAAAAGAATTGTCAGCAGGTGTAAAGCTAGAGAtaggcagacagaaaaaaaatcagaactctGAGAAAATCTAGAAAGCAGAGTTGTGAGTTTCAGTAATTTATACAGTTGGCaagacattttttttatttaaaactattaatttttaaaacaaaagtgcttGTCCATAATGGTTttgggcaaaaaaaaagaagtactatAAAGTTTATTGCACtataaagacttaaaaatatgtttctaagTGTGTGGCCATCACTTTAAGCAGAAGTAGACTACCTGTGTGAGAATTATGTATGTGACTGACGCTGAAATAACGCATTATGGGACTGAACAACTCTCTCTGAAGACAAAGGAATGatttccactgacatcagtgggtTTTAAATAAAGTTTGAATACATTTAGAAAATAGAAGGCCACGCTGCGACCAAtctccaggctggctgtgatGAAACAAGCCAGCTCTGAAGGACGTGATGGCTTCAGTAATTTGCAACTCTAACCCCACAGTTACGAAGCTTACATATTCAACAATGTTTGCCAAGTACATCATTCTACATAACATTTACTATTTACTACAGGTATGCACTTTGCAGCTTACCAAAGATATTATTTGGGTTGCATTagtttccttggggaaaaaaaagtgacattacACCTACCACTTTCATGAGGGCACTGAGGTATCCTGTTTGCCTGGAGCATCCACAAATAGTCAGCACCCCACTGAAGACAAACTTTGTGGTCCTTATATGGGCGTTCAAAAGGTGGAACTGCTTCTAAAAAAGTGTAATTCTTGGCAACTGCATCCTGGTAGTCTTCACTCTGCTCAACATCATAGCTGGTAACTGATTTGTGACTAATCCATGCATATAGTATCACACTGTGCACTATTATTGAGTTTCTGATGATATAATCATCTCTGTAAACCATGATGCTCGGAAATTTCAAATGTACTTGTCGAGTTCTGCTAACGTAAAGGTTTTTCTCATCCTTCCATCTCCTTCTATACACTGGTACACCAGTCCTGAAGTCGGAGGAAGCTACTGCTTCCAAGTTGACAATACAAGGCTTCGAACATAAATACTGAACTGAAACCTCAGAATTGTTAAGaactttcttttctaaaatgtttaaatgaataaAGTCCACATAATCCATGTTTTGTTCAAACTGTGGAGTAACTGCTGTTGTCCGTAATGTCTCCTTTCCAAAGGATGGcacaaaattctggaaaaaaaacccaacacatgtTAACCAGACAATCTAAGTTTACGTGATTACTAATATACTCACAGCAATAACAGAACCCTGCACAAGCAGAAGGTCTGTATACCATACTTGAATGCCAAAATACCAGGATTCTTTCACACAGCAAGTAGATGCGGATTACTGAAGAGCTACCATCGAGGTTTTAATGGTAACAACTCCCCTACATCAAGTTCTCAAAGTTACATATGCGTCTACAAACAAACGGTATTTACAGGGCGTATCCTTCGGCCCTTCCGCAAGTGGAATCCGGTCTAAGATACTGACTTACACGTCATGCTATTTACACATGCTCCTAGGATCAGGCCTAAAGAGTATATACTAAAATGTACCAGCATTTATTCATTATGTTGTTGTTCACTTGTGCTGCCACAGCCTGatgtttctttatctttttaaagtGATTGATtaactttaaactttttaaagttttaattttgttaccTCTTATGCAGGTACCTGAAGAGCAGAATAACAACTAAGGCAGCTCACAACGGCTTCCTGAGAATGAATTCATGTTCACAAAATGTTTAGGAGCttattacagaaacatttctgtcCTGAAGATGGACTGACAAATCTGAGCAGCAAGACCAGCAGGCAGCATTTGCTCAGTTTTTGCTCTCCATAGCTATGTACATTATAATATATTTTGAGAGTGAATGCTTGCACATACACCAGGATTATCTTCCATGCTGAAATTCTTGTCTCTAAGGCTTCAAAcaggttcttttctttctgctctgcagtCAGTGTCCGCCTTGATGCACTGCCAAGGATACTGAGGATTACTCAGCTCAGAGGGCCAGCCACCAGCACGGCACTTTTGCCAGGTCCTCTGATCTGTCTAAAATACTCAAAATTGTCACTTAGGATTACCAGGGAAGCTGGTCGTTAAGATTGCTTAGCTTGAGAAGATCTGTCTTGGGTGACTTCTAACTTTGCTAAGCTTGAACAAATTGAACTGAAATTTGTCATGGATAGCTACCTTGAATTAATGGCTTTTTCACTGTgattctcaaaatatttaaaagcttcagCCAAGTCGTTAGTACATTTCTAATTATCGGAATTATGTGTCATGCACCTGGAGGACAAGACCTTGCCCACGATCCAATATGGGGATCAGTAAAAGTCCCCAATgacaaactgttttgctttttatttaagaatATGTTGACAGTCCTTGAGAGCTACACTGAAAAAACATAAAGCCAGCAAAACCTGTGAAAGTGCAAATATTAGGAAAAGTCAGAACTAAGTTTACCCATACTACTTCCTTGTTCCTGTAGATGAGGATTTTGGATTTAATTATGGGATCAAATGCTATTTTTCCCCCTAGTTCCCTGCCTCCTTAAAGGCACAAAAGAGGTCTAGGGCTGCAAGTGGAACACAACTGTACATAGAGAAGACTATTTACCCCAAGACCTTGACTTTATTTAAAGCAGAAGCTGGAAGACATAACTGAATGAGGGAACTTTTGGATGAGAAAGCTGGGTATCATTGCTAGCAGCTGGGTAACTTTAGATAACTAGATTAATTTAGCTTTCCTAGGTCTTTCTGAACTTGTCACTTAAACTACTTTCCACAAGAACAACCGAGTACTTTTTAATCTTCTTGTGTCTGACAAGAGATGCTGGAAGCCAGATGTGCAGTGATGCTGAACACTCATAAACACGTGTGTAAACACCAAGATACACACTTTGAACAAATAAAAggctataaaaatgcaaaacactcCACAATGTCAGTATCTAGGCTTTCTACAATAGGTAGTCTCTTCAGAGTGACAGCCTTCCCTCTCTGCCTCGTTTCCCATTCTATAAAATGGATATTGTAAAAATGATGCATACTGAAGGGGCTAAAAAAGGAACACCAATAGGAGGCTGGCGTTCATTGGAAAAGTTACCACCATATCATGTAataacacacatgcacaaatacTGATATAAAAGTTGATGAGAGAATCTTAATTTTAATACTAATTTCAGTATCTTTCAGAGCTTGACTTGACAAAGAtacttttcttttatgtttcctACATAATTCTTCTTCGGTTATGGATACCTCTAAAAGCATTAAAAGCACACAGCAGCAACCACAAATTATTCTAAACCTCTTCTACTTGATGGTTATCATTCatatttcttacatatttttttatcttacaATAAAGAGTACTTGTAAACAGCTTAATCCTTGTGATATGGGGGCTGTGTCATGAGGAAGATGGTAATATATTATGAAAGTAATGCCATGTGGTTATCACAAAATGTAGAAGTCTACCAGGTGGACACTACAAAGCATTGTGGTACCACTGTGTGCTTACCACATAAACACATTTACTGTCAAAATACACACAGCCAGCTCCCAATTTTCTCAGGGGTTTATCCAACACAGAGATATGAGAGCTGGCCTCCAGCAAAGACAGCTTGGGTCTGGCAAGGTTTGTTGACAAAGATGCAGCAGCGTATGAATGTGGCTATCTGACTTCCAGTGAATGGCAGAAATTTTGTGGTGGAGATCCCAAGGCAGTAAGTTCTGCAACCCAAAGCCAGTTCCTTGTAGAACAAACTCCATGATGTTCCTAGAGCACTTAAACATGACGTACCATGACTGCTGATGCTTAAGGTTAGCTTCAGCCGTGCTGGTCTTACTGCCTTTCCCTTAGTGCCTGTTCTGCTAAATGGCTTCCACGGAGTTAGTCAAGAaacttttctttatattctttggTGCACGGGTATTAGTTGAGACACGTTCTGCAAAAATGCATGAAGCATGTTTGGGTCTGCTGTTACAGCACACCTAACAAACCCTTCAGGAGCTCATCCAGTAAGGGGCATGGTGCAAAGATCCCTGAGCAACCCCACACCAACGCAGCCAAGGCAGACACTGCAGACCGTAAACTCTTCCAGACCATAGCTGAGGCTCTGTAACCACTTGACTGCCTCTACACAGTGCTCCCCAGCGCACTCCATAGCGTGCATATTATCTAAATGTTCCTATTCGGTGAGGAACCCTACTTCTTCCCTCCCTGTTACCTCAGACAAGGCAGAGTTAATTGTGCATAATCCCTGACTACAGAAAGTGAGGATGAACAGATTACACAATGAGTGTGATTATGagatttaaatataaaagtttCCCAGCACAATAAAGAGGCCAGATATGCTGGATTCAAAATGTTACCGTAAACTAGGTAGAGTTCAACAAGAAAGACACAGAGGCTTCGTTGTGTGGGGCAACTTAAACACAAAAGctgtaaaagtttttttcttgatctttttCTTAAAACCTGCTGAATCTGAATGACTTAGCCCAAGTCATTCCATCAGATGTTGGGATAAAACTCACTGTGGGAGGCAATCACAACAATTGGTAGGAAAGTGAAAATTTTCAGTAGTGTAATATTACAGAAATGATGAGAAACTGTTCTTTCTCTCGCTGGAGTAAGATCTCAGCAGGACCCTCCCTGAGTCCACCCCTGCAGAAATTCCACCTAACCCCATGAAACTGCACCTGTTTGCACAAAGTCTGAAGATAACTGTAGTCCTCTGCCTGCCACGTCATGCTAGATTTTAAGATGTGTGAAAAGGAAACATGCCAAAAACGGTGTTGATCTGCTCCCAGTCAGCATCAGTATCGTACAGGCGTACAAAGACTTTAACCAGAGATTGTGTTTAGCagcataaaagaggaaaaagtagttTAGTAGATGCCCCTAAAATGCACTCGTTTCCGTAAGCCAGTGCAGCACCATACTCCCACGTGCATCTCTGAGTAGATGTCAAAGGCACCCCCTTCTTTCAAACCCAGAAATGTAACGTCACCTAGGACGGAGAGCTTTTTAACACTTTGATTTAACGACCTGACGCTCCCGAGCTCGATAAGGCAGCGTAaccctggggctggagagggggGAGCCGGGCCAGGCCGGACAACCGCCGGGCTGGCTCCGAGAGGCGGCCCCGGGCTCGGGCCCGAGCCCGAGCCCAGGCCGGgtggccgcagccccccgcgcacCCCCCGCACACCCGCTCCAGCACCCGGCCGGCGGCCGCGCCTCCCTCTACGCCCCGCGCTTACAGTCTGCAGCCCCGCACCGGCCCGTCCGAGCGCGGAGCACCGCGGTGAAGCCGCGGGGTGCCGGGCAGTCCCCGCCCGCGGGGCTCGGCGCTCAAGCCGGgggccgctgcccggcccgggcccTCGCCGCGGCCACCATCTTCCGCCGCGacggcggcagcgggcagggtcGGGGCCCGGGGGCAGGTGCGGGGCCGGCCGCCACTCaccgtgaggaggaggaggaggagcagcggagggcggcggggcacGGCGCGGGGCTCAGCCGGGGGCCGCATGCTgccgcggaggcggcggcgctgcccaGCACGGCCGGGAGTGCGCGGCCGACCCCGCCGACAGGGATGCGGCAGATCCGGCTTCCTGGAGGAGGGGCCgccgcccgggcagggcagggccgcgCCTGGCCCCGCGCcgcaggtgcagaggggagcggagggcgcggaggggccgggccgggcgacacccggggccgagccccccggggGGTGCCGAGCCGCCCGGCCGTGCCGTGAGGCTCCTCAGAGCCCGCCGCGCTCTCCCGAAAAAGAGGCACCGGGCGGCGTCTCGGGAGCGGCGCGCCCCGGGCGGGACCCCGGCGCAGGGCCGCGTCCTCCCTTCTGGCGGCGGCGTGGCTCGGGGGCTCCGCGGTGGCTCCCCCCGCCCTCGTCCCCACCCTCACGCCTCGGCTCCGCACTgccagcgcggcccccgcccggggcagctccccgctcccgctgGCGGGCGACGCGCGGCGGCGGGGTAGCTTTAGGGCGGTACGGCGGGGCAGGGCCTCCTCGCAGCTGCCGtgtgcggcgcggcgggcgccggggctgcccggAGGGCGCCGCCGTTCGCCTGGTCAGGCGTGACAGGGCGAAGCGCGGCGGGTGTGTAACGGCACCGTGCCCGCCTCACGGGGGGGCGCCGGCACCGGGCTGTGTCCCGCCGCCCGCGCgggggcgctgcccgccgccgcgccgctcgggccgggccgggccggagggggCGGAGTCTGCAGGTGCCTCACCGCTCCGCTTCCGGTATGTCCCGGAAGCGGGAGCCGCGTAGCTTCCGGGTTGTGGCCACCGGCGGCGATGGCCGGGTTGTTCCGCACGCTCGGTATCTTCGGCGGCTTCGTGGCCGTGGTGGCGGCGGCCTTTTACCCCATCTACTTccggccgctgctgctgccggaggAGTACAGTGAGTCCCTGCGCGGGGAGCGGCTCGGGGCCGGCATCTGGCTGTGCCCCCGTGCGCGAGTTTGtggccccgccgggctgcggggggcgggAGCGCAGGCGGGCGTGCCCGGGCTGAGGgtgtgctgggggctgccgcTGGGTGGGTAACTCCTGAGAGGCTTTCTGCTCGTCTAAgggatacttttaaaaataataataaaactcgTAGTACTCTTGTTTCAAGTTATTGGCCGGCAGGTGATTAAGAACGCCCTTTAGCTGTTCTCTGAAGTGATTAGGGGGATTTAGATGCAGTTAAAGAAGTtacggtcagagggctggaacacctcttctgtgaggacaggctgagcgagttggggttgtccagcctggagaagagaaggctctggggaggccttatcgcagcctttcagtacttaaaggaaagacggggacagagtttttagcaggacctgttgtggtaggacaaggggtaatggttttaaactaaaagaaggtagattcagactagatatgaggaagaaatgttttacaatgagggtggtgaaacactggaacaggtt encodes the following:
- the SMIM20 gene encoding small integral membrane protein 20 isoform X2 yields the protein MAGLFRTLGIFGGFVAVVAAAFYPIYFRPLLLPEEYKKEQSINRAGIVQEDIQPAV
- the SMIM20 gene encoding small integral membrane protein 20 isoform X3, translated to MAGLFRTLGIFGGFVAVVAAAFYPIYFRPLLLPEEYKKEQSINRAGIVQEDIQPAG
- the SMIM20 gene encoding small integral membrane protein 20 isoform X1, whose product is MAGLFRTLGIFGGFVAVVAAAFYPIYFRPLLLPEEYKKEQSINRAGIVQEDIQPAGLKVWSDPFGRK